The following are from one region of the Amycolatopsis sp. QT-25 genome:
- a CDS encoding SDR family oxidoreductase: protein MADLPLALVTGATRGIGAAVARALAPTHRLLLGGRDADALGALAGTLPDARPWPIDLTDAETLEAATAEFGALDVLVHSAGVARLGTVEAATDADWRANFEVNVLAVVTLTRQLLPALRTAKGHVVVINSGAGQNARPGWGPYAASKFAVRAFADALREEESALRVTSVYPGRTDTEMQQAIVADEGRAYEPERFLRPESVAAAVLAAVSATGDAHPTDVTLRPRGLV, encoded by the coding sequence CCTGGCTCTCGTCACCGGTGCCACCCGCGGTATCGGTGCCGCGGTCGCCCGCGCGCTCGCCCCCACCCACCGGTTGCTGCTCGGCGGTCGTGACGCCGACGCGCTCGGCGCGCTGGCGGGCACGCTGCCCGACGCCCGGCCGTGGCCGATCGACCTGACCGACGCCGAGACGCTGGAGGCGGCGACCGCCGAATTCGGCGCGCTGGACGTGCTGGTGCACTCGGCGGGCGTCGCGAGGCTCGGCACGGTAGAGGCCGCGACCGACGCCGACTGGCGGGCGAACTTCGAGGTCAACGTGCTCGCGGTCGTCACGCTGACCAGGCAGTTGCTGCCCGCCTTGCGTACCGCGAAGGGGCATGTCGTCGTGATCAACTCGGGTGCCGGGCAGAACGCGCGCCCGGGCTGGGGTCCGTACGCGGCCAGCAAGTTCGCCGTCCGCGCCTTCGCCGACGCGCTGCGGGAGGAGGAGTCCGCGCTGCGGGTGACGTCGGTCTACCCCGGCCGCACGGACACCGAAATGCAGCAGGCGATCGTCGCCGACGAAGGCCGCGCATACGAGCCGGAACGCTTCCTGCGCCCCGAATCCGTCGCGGCCGCCGTCCTCGCCGCCGTCTCCGCCACCGGTGACGCGCACCCCACCGACGTGACCCTCCGCCCGCGCGGCCTGGTCTAG